Proteins found in one Lysinibacillus fusiformis genomic segment:
- the fdhF gene encoding formate dehydrogenase subunit alpha, translated as MTQININGVSYDVKEGATILDTINQHDIPHPQICHVPAVDPIETCDTCIVEVNGQLVRSCSTKAIDGMNVLLTSDKAKAAQTEAMDRLLENHLLYCTVCDNNNGNCTLHNTAELMEIEHQKYPYQPKVEPHEVDMSHPFYRYDPNQCIACGQCVEVCQNLQVNETLSLDWEAERPRIIWDTGVAINDSSCVSCGQCVTVCPCNALMEKSMLGEAGFMTGLKQDMLDPMISLIKEVEPGYSGIFAVSEVEAAMRSKRTKKTKTVCTFCGVGCSFEVWTKGRKILKVQPSEGPVNAISTCVKGKFGWDFVNSEERITKPLIRKNDEFVESSWDEALDLIATKLGGIQQQYGPGSVGFISSSKITNEENYLIQKMARQLFGTNDVDNCSRYCQSPATDGLLRTVGLGGDAGTIKDIAKAGLVIIVGANPAEGHPVLATRVKRAHKLHGQKLIVADIRKHEMAERSDIFMRPKQGTDQVWLMAVTKYIIDQGWHDEAFIQENVLHYEDFKQVLATYTLDYAQEMTGISKETLIEVAEMIRDADGTCVLWGMGVTQNTGGSYTSAAISNLLLATGNYRRPGAGAYPLRGHNNVQGACDMGTLPNLLPGYQRVTDDEARAKFEKAYGVPIQPQPGRNNMQMLDAIMEGKMKAMYLVGEDMALVDCNANHVDEVLSQLDFFVVQDCFLSRTAQYADVILPAAPSLEKEGTFTNTERRVQRLYQVLPTLGESKADWEILQAVARRLGADWHYDHPSDIFDEMASLSPLFSQANYEVLEGWGSFCWGSHDGKDTPLLYEDGFNFPDKKARFALNDWVQPVEFEAQYDCHINNGRMLEHFHEGNLTNKSKGIQSKVPEIFVEVSPELAKERGIADGALLRLVSPYGALKLNALVTDRVQGNELFLPMNSVSKDSAINFLTGPAADVNTSTPAYKQTKVRVEVLKAKGKSPLPRTNPRYKKRHPQNGVEVQRKWNRPGYVHLTTINERE; from the coding sequence TTGACTCAAATTAATATTAATGGCGTATCGTATGATGTAAAAGAGGGAGCTACAATCCTTGATACCATTAATCAACATGACATTCCACATCCACAGATTTGTCATGTGCCCGCTGTTGACCCAATCGAAACATGTGATACATGTATCGTGGAGGTGAATGGCCAATTAGTTCGTTCCTGCTCCACAAAGGCAATAGACGGTATGAATGTATTACTAACTTCTGACAAAGCAAAAGCAGCACAAACAGAAGCGATGGACCGTCTACTCGAAAATCATTTACTGTACTGTACAGTTTGTGATAACAACAACGGGAATTGTACATTACACAACACGGCCGAATTAATGGAAATCGAGCATCAAAAATATCCATACCAACCAAAAGTGGAACCTCATGAAGTGGACATGTCACATCCGTTTTATCGTTATGATCCTAACCAATGTATTGCTTGTGGTCAGTGCGTAGAGGTTTGTCAAAATCTACAGGTGAATGAAACATTATCCCTTGATTGGGAAGCAGAAAGACCACGTATTATTTGGGATACGGGCGTTGCCATCAATGATTCTTCATGTGTAAGTTGCGGTCAATGTGTAACCGTTTGCCCATGTAATGCCTTAATGGAAAAATCCATGCTTGGAGAGGCTGGATTTATGACTGGTCTGAAACAGGATATGTTAGATCCGATGATCAGTTTAATTAAGGAAGTTGAACCGGGCTATAGCGGTATTTTTGCCGTTTCCGAAGTGGAAGCAGCTATGCGTAGTAAACGCACTAAAAAAACAAAAACAGTTTGTACTTTCTGTGGTGTAGGCTGCTCGTTCGAAGTTTGGACAAAGGGCCGAAAAATTTTAAAAGTACAGCCTTCTGAAGGTCCAGTAAATGCGATTTCTACTTGTGTCAAAGGGAAATTCGGCTGGGATTTTGTCAATTCTGAGGAACGTATTACAAAACCACTCATTCGTAAAAATGATGAGTTTGTTGAATCATCGTGGGATGAAGCATTGGATTTAATTGCAACAAAACTAGGCGGAATTCAACAACAATATGGACCAGGTTCTGTTGGCTTTATCTCCTCTTCTAAAATTACAAATGAAGAGAATTACTTAATTCAAAAAATGGCACGTCAGTTATTTGGAACAAACGATGTCGATAATTGTTCTCGTTATTGTCAATCCCCTGCTACTGACGGTTTATTACGTACAGTAGGTTTAGGCGGTGACGCTGGTACGATCAAAGATATCGCCAAGGCTGGGCTTGTCATTATTGTTGGGGCTAACCCAGCTGAGGGACACCCTGTTTTAGCAACACGTGTGAAACGTGCGCATAAATTACATGGTCAGAAATTAATTGTTGCCGATATTCGTAAGCATGAAATGGCTGAGCGTTCCGACATCTTTATGCGTCCAAAGCAAGGTACTGACCAAGTTTGGTTAATGGCTGTTACCAAATATATCATTGATCAAGGTTGGCATGATGAAGCGTTTATTCAAGAAAACGTCCTTCATTATGAAGATTTTAAACAAGTACTTGCAACCTATACACTTGATTATGCGCAAGAAATGACGGGTATTAGTAAAGAAACATTGATCGAAGTGGCTGAAATGATTCGTGATGCAGATGGGACATGTGTGCTTTGGGGCATGGGTGTAACACAAAATACTGGTGGCTCCTATACATCCGCGGCGATTTCAAATTTACTTTTAGCAACGGGGAACTATCGTCGTCCAGGTGCTGGTGCCTACCCACTTCGCGGCCATAACAATGTGCAAGGTGCCTGCGATATGGGGACACTTCCAAATCTACTGCCAGGTTATCAAAGAGTCACTGATGACGAGGCACGTGCAAAATTCGAAAAAGCCTATGGTGTCCCTATTCAACCACAGCCTGGTCGAAATAATATGCAAATGTTAGATGCGATTATGGAAGGGAAAATGAAAGCAATGTATTTAGTGGGTGAAGATATGGCACTTGTTGACTGTAATGCTAACCATGTAGATGAGGTGCTTTCACAGCTTGACTTTTTCGTTGTCCAAGATTGTTTCCTATCACGCACAGCACAATATGCAGATGTGATTTTACCTGCTGCGCCTTCGCTTGAAAAAGAAGGTACATTCACGAATACAGAACGCCGCGTTCAACGCCTGTATCAAGTATTACCAACACTTGGTGAGTCGAAAGCAGATTGGGAAATCTTGCAAGCGGTTGCTCGTCGTTTAGGAGCAGATTGGCATTATGATCACCCAAGTGACATTTTTGATGAAATGGCCAGCCTGTCTCCCCTCTTCTCACAAGCCAACTATGAGGTTCTAGAGGGCTGGGGAAGCTTCTGTTGGGGTAGCCATGATGGTAAGGATACGCCCTTATTATATGAAGATGGCTTTAACTTCCCTGACAAAAAAGCTCGTTTTGCTTTAAATGATTGGGTGCAACCTGTTGAGTTTGAAGCACAATACGATTGTCATATTAATAATGGCCGTATGCTTGAACACTTCCATGAAGGAAATCTAACTAATAAATCGAAAGGTATTCAATCGAAAGTACCTGAAATTTTCGTTGAAGTATCACCAGAATTGGCGAAAGAACGAGGCATTGCAGATGGAGCCCTACTTCGTTTAGTGTCTCCATATGGTGCCTTGAAGCTAAATGCTCTTGTTACAGATCGCGTACAAGGAAACGAATTATTCTTACCAATGAACTCTGTTAGCAAAGATTCTGCCATTAACTTCCTAACAGGTCCTGCAGCAGACGTAAATACATCAACACCAGCTTATAAACAAACAAAAGTACGAGTAGAAGTGCTAAAAGCAAAAGGAAAATCACCACTTCCTCGCACGAACCCACGCTATAAAAAGCGTCATCCTCAAAATGGTGTTGAGGTACAACGAAAATGGAATCGTCCTGGCTACGTTCACTTAACAACCATTAACGAAAGAGAGTGA
- a CDS encoding DUF1641 domain-containing protein — MAVPITGIKKQQLTEEQLKEQKLDNLKKLLSDNEETVNQVFSIMAELNDIGALEAAMKLLEAKEEVAHVALGQLTRKPVTNIINNLMGVVGALTELNPETTTKLIEGLNTGVDEASKALESNEKVSAFKLMKMLNDPDVNRALNFGVHFLKGLGKGLKE, encoded by the coding sequence ATGGCTGTACCCATTACAGGCATTAAAAAACAACAATTAACGGAAGAACAACTAAAGGAACAAAAATTAGACAATCTAAAAAAACTACTTTCTGATAATGAAGAAACGGTCAATCAAGTGTTTAGTATTATGGCTGAATTAAATGATATCGGTGCACTAGAAGCAGCAATGAAGCTACTTGAAGCCAAAGAAGAAGTCGCCCATGTTGCACTTGGTCAATTAACACGTAAGCCTGTAACCAATATTATTAACAATTTAATGGGTGTTGTAGGTGCATTGACGGAGCTCAATCCTGAAACAACGACTAAGCTGATCGAAGGCTTAAATACAGGCGTAGATGAAGCAAGCAAAGCACTTGAATCGAATGAAAAAGTAAGTGCCTTTAAGCTGATGAAAATGTTAAATGATCCAGATGTCAATCGCGCGCTCAATTTTGGGGTCCATTTCTTAAAGGGACTTGGCAAAGGCTTAAAAGAATAA
- a CDS encoding Mrp/NBP35 family ATP-binding protein codes for MLTKEHVVNALKQVNDPELHQSIVDLNMVRNIQIHDNRIALDIILTIPGCPLKAKIQQDVEEALQALGASTVTISFGAMTDQERRTLTASLQAKNVTEQGMPNMLLLNSGVQFIAITSGKGGVGKSTVTINLAVALARLGKRVGILDADIYGFSIPAMMKIDQKPTMLDQTAIPVESHGVKMMSMGFFTNDNQPVMWRGPMLNKWIRNFLVNTLWGDLDYLLIDLPPGTGDVAIDMAAMIPQAQEIIVTTPHLAASHVASRAGLMAQHTKHTILGVVENMAYFEGADGQKNYLFGQGGAEQLADLLQTHVIAQIPFAQPEENTGSSVYDEESIIGEVFTHLAEDLLYK; via the coding sequence ATGTTAACAAAAGAACATGTTGTAAACGCATTGAAACAAGTGAATGATCCTGAGCTCCATCAAAGTATCGTAGATTTGAATATGGTGCGTAACATCCAAATACATGACAACCGTATAGCGCTGGATATTATTTTGACCATTCCAGGATGTCCGTTAAAGGCAAAAATACAGCAAGATGTGGAGGAGGCATTACAAGCGCTTGGTGCTTCCACTGTTACCATTAGCTTTGGCGCTATGACAGATCAGGAGCGACGCACATTAACTGCCTCTCTACAAGCAAAAAATGTAACTGAACAAGGAATGCCGAACATGCTACTGCTTAATTCTGGCGTTCAATTCATTGCCATCACAAGTGGTAAAGGCGGTGTTGGAAAGTCTACTGTAACAATCAATTTAGCGGTTGCTCTTGCTCGTCTTGGTAAACGTGTAGGTATTTTAGATGCCGATATCTATGGTTTCAGTATCCCTGCCATGATGAAGATTGACCAAAAGCCTACCATGCTTGATCAAACGGCAATTCCAGTAGAAAGTCACGGCGTAAAAATGATGTCGATGGGCTTTTTTACAAATGACAACCAGCCTGTTATGTGGCGTGGTCCTATGCTCAATAAGTGGATTCGCAATTTCCTTGTCAACACGCTATGGGGAGATTTAGATTATCTCCTCATCGATTTACCACCTGGTACAGGAGATGTAGCGATTGATATGGCTGCGATGATTCCACAAGCTCAAGAAATCATCGTGACAACACCGCATCTTGCCGCGTCTCATGTTGCTTCTCGTGCAGGCTTGATGGCTCAACATACAAAACACACGATTCTTGGTGTTGTTGAAAACATGGCCTATTTTGAAGGAGCAGATGGTCAAAAAAACTATCTATTTGGACAAGGTGGAGCAGAACAGTTAGCAGATTTATTGCAGACACATGTGATAGCTCAGATTCCTTTCGCTCAACCTGAGGAAAATACAGGTTCCTCGGTCTATGATGAAGAGTCGATAATCGGTGAAGTGTTTACTCATTTAGCAGAAGATCTGCTTTATAAATAA
- a CDS encoding PA2928 family protein: MEQFLQRYMYSWRLNGWLIHDIFLCIVLGIGFILLLFIVMKRKRLVTSSILLIAFLLVSHLLMIVFGLAGRGFPIKSDSPIYTDDSQSIAVQMVQGSENNGTSNGITHLIAHHLLVAVNLQTGEKQWTKSASYKETLIGKFMGGLLIHHRDDEFGQLSLLDMETGKEILSEKDFRKQHPSLIAILSNNAHQMAVLENNLYLEGVDGKFYRFDGKALSEEAKAQDYLSARFFIETELPGYFATHPLLVEDDQAIRDFSQAVLTEPAIQAYENLEPKVVDVDIVEKTALVSYRQTQRESAEHMLLLYDMNKHQVLWENNIGVINSQQQQPGVRTLETSYVIQAGDRFLVFDKETKKRFVHYHLRWNRPIDE; the protein is encoded by the coding sequence GTGGAACAATTTCTGCAACGATATATGTATTCATGGCGCTTAAATGGTTGGCTCATCCACGATATTTTTTTATGTATTGTGCTAGGCATAGGATTTATACTGTTATTGTTTATCGTCATGAAACGTAAACGACTCGTTACTTCTAGCATTTTGCTCATTGCTTTTTTATTGGTCAGTCATCTCTTAATGATTGTTTTTGGCTTAGCGGGGAGAGGCTTTCCAATTAAATCAGATTCTCCGATTTATACAGATGATTCACAAAGCATTGCTGTCCAAATGGTGCAAGGTTCGGAAAATAATGGGACATCGAATGGAATTACGCATTTAATTGCACACCATCTCCTAGTAGCTGTGAATTTACAAACGGGTGAAAAGCAATGGACAAAATCAGCTTCCTATAAAGAAACACTGATTGGGAAATTTATGGGTGGTCTTCTTATCCATCATCGTGATGATGAGTTTGGTCAATTGTCATTGTTAGATATGGAAACAGGCAAAGAAATACTTTCTGAAAAAGATTTTCGAAAGCAACATCCATCCTTAATAGCGATATTGAGTAATAATGCACATCAAATGGCTGTCCTAGAGAACAATTTATATTTGGAAGGGGTCGATGGTAAATTCTATCGCTTTGATGGTAAAGCATTAAGTGAGGAGGCGAAGGCTCAAGATTACCTATCTGCCCGTTTTTTCATTGAAACCGAGTTGCCGGGTTATTTTGCTACACATCCACTGCTTGTAGAGGATGATCAGGCCATTCGAGATTTTAGTCAAGCTGTCCTAACAGAGCCAGCCATTCAAGCCTATGAAAATTTAGAGCCAAAAGTGGTCGATGTGGATATCGTAGAAAAAACAGCGCTTGTTTCTTATCGACAAACACAGCGAGAAAGTGCTGAACACATGCTATTGCTTTATGATATGAACAAACATCAAGTATTGTGGGAAAATAATATTGGTGTCATTAATTCACAGCAACAACAGCCAGGTGTACGGACATTAGAGACTAGTTATGTCATTCAAGCTGGTGATAGATTTCTAGTATTCGATAAAGAAACGAAAAAGAGGTTTGTTCACTATCATCTACGTTGGAATCGCCCTATTGATGAGTGA